Proteins from one Natrinema salinisoli genomic window:
- a CDS encoding metalloprotease family protein, with translation MNVESLTYAGVVVVAVAVLIALVVGISTLFWLLIRIASIPGVVVHEFAHKQACDLVGVPVLDVVYFRFGDPAGYVRHAQPERYRASFVVSVAPFLVNTVVAFVAFLGFATLVSTSGDIRGGSSERIAAMIVLGWFALSIGMHAFPSTGDANTLWQRSRAEWRRSPQVLLGVPFVIVIYVANLLSWLWADVLYAVGLGVIAFSVVGVPLL, from the coding sequence GTGAACGTCGAGTCTCTCACGTACGCTGGTGTCGTCGTCGTCGCCGTTGCAGTGCTAATAGCGCTGGTCGTCGGCATCAGCACGCTCTTCTGGCTCCTGATTCGTATCGCGTCGATTCCGGGCGTCGTCGTCCACGAGTTCGCCCACAAGCAGGCCTGTGATCTCGTCGGCGTGCCCGTCCTCGACGTCGTGTACTTCCGATTCGGCGATCCGGCGGGGTACGTCCGCCACGCCCAGCCCGAGCGGTACCGAGCGTCGTTCGTCGTCAGCGTCGCACCGTTTCTGGTTAATACCGTCGTCGCGTTCGTCGCCTTTCTCGGTTTCGCAACGCTCGTCTCGACGAGTGGCGATATTCGAGGGGGTTCGAGCGAGCGGATCGCCGCGATGATCGTTCTCGGCTGGTTCGCGCTCTCGATCGGGATGCACGCGTTTCCGAGCACTGGAGATGCGAACACCCTCTGGCAGCGATCGCGGGCCGAGTGGCGGCGGTCACCACAGGTGCTGCTCGGGGTTCCGTTCGTGATCGTGATCTACGTCGCGAACCTCCTCTCGTGGCTCTGGGCCGACGTCCTCTACGCAGTGGGGTTGGGGGTCATCGCGTTCTCCGTCGTCGGGGTACCGCTGTTGTGA
- a CDS encoding bactofilin family protein, whose product MNTVVKLGFVFVALGAVAMVGPVFGFTTIAADRGVSAETASDANALVGIEATGETPDKKNDAVIVEITNNANQAYDPLETDVTIDDPNGALAVSSGFAAALSSGETTGLEVTCDGGGDGTATVTVNANAVGSTLEVRADSYTTTVDYSCTGKGSNANVEVRNPELGADTDELEFGLENVGNSEAKVQGIGVEDTTTAATEVENDGNGNPPPVEFGGTETKANVVLIGGGEYDLRGQGKVGAGETVAVGIYGFQTGAGDPVSVEGEDVTVSLYGSKGRLDQVTVSVPVFPTGGEAVTTDGDVILEAEETSGSIDAGGDLIAKDSSKIDGAVDVDGEVDLGGSVEGVDTIDAGGDVTTGLESSVKNDVTSRDGSVTTGEKSTIKGTVDAGENVTVGAKGEVDGDVVAGGDVVLREDAVVKGDVTAGGCVTLEAGAQVKGEISENCG is encoded by the coding sequence ATGAACACGGTTGTCAAACTCGGGTTCGTGTTCGTCGCGCTCGGCGCCGTCGCGATGGTCGGGCCCGTCTTCGGGTTCACCACGATCGCGGCGGACAGGGGCGTGTCCGCCGAAACCGCGAGCGATGCGAACGCCCTCGTGGGAATCGAGGCGACGGGCGAGACGCCGGACAAGAAGAACGATGCCGTCATCGTCGAAATCACGAACAACGCGAATCAGGCGTACGATCCGCTCGAGACGGACGTGACGATCGACGACCCGAACGGTGCACTGGCGGTCAGCAGCGGGTTCGCGGCGGCGCTCTCGTCGGGAGAGACGACTGGACTGGAGGTGACCTGTGACGGCGGCGGTGACGGCACGGCGACGGTGACCGTAAACGCGAACGCCGTCGGATCGACGCTGGAAGTGCGAGCGGACAGCTACACCACCACGGTCGACTACAGCTGTACGGGGAAGGGCAGCAACGCGAACGTCGAGGTGCGGAACCCGGAACTCGGAGCCGATACCGACGAACTCGAGTTCGGCCTCGAGAACGTCGGCAACAGCGAGGCGAAAGTACAGGGGATCGGCGTCGAGGACACCACGACGGCCGCGACAGAAGTCGAAAACGACGGCAACGGAAACCCGCCACCCGTCGAATTCGGCGGCACGGAAACCAAGGCCAACGTCGTCCTGATCGGTGGTGGAGAGTACGATCTACGAGGGCAGGGGAAAGTCGGTGCCGGCGAGACGGTGGCGGTCGGGATCTACGGCTTCCAGACCGGTGCGGGCGACCCGGTTTCCGTCGAAGGGGAGGACGTGACGGTCTCGCTGTACGGATCGAAGGGACGCCTCGACCAGGTAACCGTCTCGGTCCCGGTGTTCCCGACCGGCGGCGAAGCCGTCACGACTGACGGTGACGTGATCCTCGAGGCGGAGGAGACGTCCGGCAGCATCGATGCGGGTGGCGACCTGATCGCAAAGGATAGCAGCAAGATCGACGGCGCGGTCGACGTGGACGGTGAAGTCGACCTCGGCGGAAGCGTCGAGGGTGTCGACACGATCGACGCGGGCGGCGACGTAACCACCGGTCTCGAAAGCAGCGTCAAGAACGACGTCACGTCTCGCGACGGAAGCGTCACGACGGGGGAGAAAAGCACGATCAAGGGAACCGTCGACGCCGGCGAAAACGTGACCGTCGGAGCGAAAGGAGAGGTCGACGGCGACGTCGTCGCCGGCGGTGACGTCGTGCTCAGAGAGGACGCGGTCGTCAAAGGCGACGTCACCGCCGGCGGCTGCGTCACGCTCGAAGCCGGGGCGCAAGTCAAAGGCGAGATCAGTGAAAACTGCGGGTGA
- a CDS encoding archaemetzincin family Zn-dependent metalloprotease: protein MLVDIVPVGNVSAEVKRAASAALRSVYDCDVSVNDSQSVPNGAYDSDRNQYSAETFIQLAERVGRGEKNIAITPQDLFYRRRNYVFGLAYLDGSGSVVSTYRLQTSSDGGFSNQSAADIFEDRVRKEIVHEIGHTYGLEHCDNNRCVMNFSPTVREVDIKEENLCGSCQRLIS, encoded by the coding sequence ATGCTCGTCGATATCGTGCCGGTCGGCAACGTCTCCGCCGAGGTCAAGCGGGCGGCCTCCGCCGCGTTGCGATCGGTCTACGACTGCGACGTGTCGGTCAACGACTCGCAGTCGGTCCCCAACGGCGCTTACGACTCCGACCGGAACCAGTACTCCGCGGAAACCTTCATCCAGCTCGCCGAACGGGTTGGCCGCGGCGAGAAGAACATCGCGATCACCCCGCAGGACCTCTTCTACCGGCGACGAAACTACGTCTTCGGCCTGGCCTACCTCGACGGCAGCGGCAGCGTCGTCTCGACCTACCGCCTCCAGACCTCGAGCGACGGCGGCTTCTCGAATCAGAGCGCCGCCGACATCTTCGAAGACCGCGTCCGCAAGGAGATCGTCCACGAGATCGGCCACACCTACGGGCTCGAGCACTGCGACAACAACCGCTGCGTGATGAACTTCTCGCCGACGGTCCGCGAAGTCGACATCAAAGAAGAGAACCTCTGTGGGAGTTGTCAGCGGCTGATTAGCTGA
- a CDS encoding UPF0146 family protein, translated as MAHSRRNLESMFDHLAEYERVVEIGIGRRPELARALAEVGVTVTATDVHDRDVPEGVEFVRDDVVDPEPSIYAGADAIYARHLPPELHRPALAVAREADADFLFTTLGGDQPAVPVERTTIEEGTLYAARAHPE; from the coding sequence GTGGCCCACTCTCGCCGGAATCTCGAGTCGATGTTCGATCACCTCGCCGAGTACGAACGGGTGGTCGAGATCGGGATCGGCCGCCGACCCGAGCTCGCTCGAGCGCTTGCCGAGGTCGGAGTTACAGTCACAGCAACTGACGTCCACGATCGCGACGTTCCGGAGGGCGTCGAGTTCGTCCGCGACGACGTCGTCGACCCCGAACCGTCGATCTACGCGGGTGCTGACGCGATCTACGCGCGGCACCTGCCGCCGGAACTCCACCGGCCGGCGCTCGCGGTCGCTCGCGAAGCCGACGCCGACTTCCTGTTTACGACCCTCGGCGGCGACCAGCCGGCGGTTCCGGTCGAGCGGACGACGATCGAGGAGGGGACGCTGTACGCCGCTCGAGCGCATCCGGAGTGA
- a CDS encoding response regulator, which translates to MSPPIEDAITILLIEPNPGDVRLFSESFDDANIACEIHTVTDGADALDFAHQRDDYADSPRPDMILLDFRLPDIDGPDVLSELKSADALRPIPVIVMTSSASEEDIARSYDLHANAYVQKPVEPDEFIELGRSFEDFWLTFVRFPGEQS; encoded by the coding sequence ATGTCTCCACCGATCGAGGACGCCATCACGATCTTGCTGATCGAACCCAATCCCGGTGACGTGCGCCTGTTCTCCGAATCGTTCGACGACGCGAACATCGCCTGTGAAATCCACACCGTCACCGACGGCGCGGACGCGCTCGATTTCGCCCACCAGCGCGACGACTACGCGGATAGCCCGCGTCCGGACATGATCCTGCTCGACTTCCGGCTGCCCGATATCGACGGTCCCGATGTCCTCTCCGAACTCAAGTCGGCGGACGCGCTGCGGCCTATCCCAGTGATCGTGATGACGAGTTCGGCGTCGGAGGAGGACATCGCTCGGTCGTACGACCTCCACGCGAACGCGTACGTCCAGAAACCGGTCGAACCGGACGAGTTCATCGAGCTCGGCCGCTCGTTCGAGGACTTCTGGCTGACGTTCGTCCGCTTTCCCGGCGAGCAGTCCTGA
- a CDS encoding TIGR01548 family HAD-type hydrolase, translating into MNADAVVLDIDGVLVDVADSYRRAIVESVEAVYDRTIRKDDIQEFKDAGGFNNDWELTYAAALYVLATEEGYGESLEAYTDAIAAAGGGLEAAETVVREAIGARATQRVTGRWDRERLRDVFQQLYLGDELYRGLEGGDPDLERETRGFIHDEPVLLESTARERLLAEYDVGVLTGRPEAEAEIALERVGLDDAVPVEHRFTMDDWEEGKPHPRALTTLAERFDAASVVFVGDTLDDVRTAVNANETDSGREYHGIGVLTGGLTGEDGREKYEREGARAVLESINALPDWLES; encoded by the coding sequence ATGAACGCAGATGCAGTCGTCCTGGACATCGACGGCGTCCTCGTCGACGTCGCCGACTCCTACCGGCGGGCGATCGTCGAGTCCGTCGAGGCGGTCTACGACCGGACGATCCGCAAAGACGATATTCAGGAGTTCAAGGACGCGGGCGGGTTCAACAACGACTGGGAGCTGACGTACGCCGCCGCGCTCTACGTGCTGGCGACCGAGGAGGGGTACGGCGAGTCGCTCGAGGCCTACACCGACGCGATCGCCGCCGCGGGCGGCGGCCTCGAGGCGGCCGAAACCGTCGTCCGCGAGGCGATCGGCGCGCGGGCGACCCAGCGCGTGACCGGCCGCTGGGATCGCGAGCGCTTGCGCGACGTCTTCCAGCAACTGTACCTCGGCGACGAACTCTATCGCGGGCTCGAGGGCGGCGATCCCGACCTCGAGCGCGAAACGAGGGGGTTCATCCACGACGAGCCCGTGTTACTCGAGTCGACGGCTCGGGAGCGGCTGCTCGCGGAGTACGACGTGGGCGTCCTGACCGGGCGGCCGGAAGCCGAAGCCGAGATCGCCCTCGAGCGGGTGGGACTCGACGACGCGGTTCCGGTCGAGCACCGCTTCACGATGGACGACTGGGAGGAAGGGAAGCCCCACCCGCGGGCGCTGACGACGCTCGCGGAGCGGTTCGACGCCGCGTCGGTCGTCTTCGTCGGCGACACGTTGGACGACGTTCGGACGGCGGTCAATGCGAACGAGACCGATTCCGGTCGGGAGTACCACGGAATCGGCGTGCTGACCGGCGGATTGACGGGCGAGGACGGGCGTGAGAAATACGAGCGCGAGGGGGCACGGGCGGTCCTCGAGTCGATCAACGCGCTTCCGGACTGGCTCGAGTCGTAA
- a CDS encoding ribosome biogenesis/translation initiation ATPase RLI, whose product MADDSIAVVDLDRCQPDRCSYECKNYCPPNRTGKECITLRGEDAAEGQPEQIHISEEICLGETCGICVEKCPFDAIEIINLPQELQDEPVHRYGENAFSLYGLPAPQEGQVTGILGPNGIGKTTAVRILAGELEPNLGRHEEEPGWDEVLEAYRGTELQDYIADVRDGDITIARKPQYVDQIPNSFDGNTRQLLERTDERGALDELVERLSIGPVMEQSIDDLSGGELQRVAIAATLARDTDFYFLDEVTPYLDIGQRVTAARLIRELAEKEDKSVLVVEHDLAILDLLADTLHVAYGEPGAYGVITSPKSVRNGINEYLSGYLDNENMRIRPNPIEFEEHAPRSVTRADTLVEYPDLTKSYGDGEFSLEVEGGTIRENEVLGVVGPNGIGKSTFAKLLTGNLGPDEGDADLDLDIAYKPQYVTIDQHMRVDAFLSSITDQFGSSYWNTEIAQPLQLERIMEQNLSDLSGGERQRVAIAACLSDSADLYLLDEPSAHLDVEQRVQAAKAIRRFAEQQDATVMVIDHDIYMMDLLADRLMVFDGEPAVHGRAGQPQQMREGMNEFLANLEVTFRRDERTSRPRINKPESQLDRQQKSEGEYYYAP is encoded by the coding sequence ATGGCGGACGACAGCATCGCAGTCGTCGACCTGGACCGGTGTCAACCCGACCGGTGTAGCTACGAATGCAAGAACTACTGCCCGCCGAACCGCACGGGGAAGGAGTGTATCACACTCCGCGGCGAGGACGCAGCGGAGGGCCAGCCCGAACAGATCCACATCTCCGAAGAGATCTGTCTGGGCGAGACCTGTGGGATCTGCGTCGAGAAGTGTCCCTTCGACGCCATCGAGATCATCAACCTCCCCCAGGAACTCCAGGACGAACCGGTCCACCGCTACGGCGAGAACGCCTTTTCCCTGTACGGCCTCCCCGCACCGCAGGAGGGGCAAGTCACCGGTATCCTCGGTCCCAACGGGATCGGGAAGACGACCGCCGTCCGCATCCTCGCCGGCGAACTCGAGCCCAACCTCGGCCGTCACGAGGAAGAGCCGGGGTGGGACGAGGTCCTCGAGGCCTACCGCGGGACCGAACTGCAAGATTACATCGCGGACGTCCGCGACGGGGACATCACGATCGCGCGAAAACCACAGTACGTCGACCAGATCCCGAACAGCTTCGACGGGAACACCCGGCAACTGCTCGAGCGAACCGACGAGCGCGGTGCCCTCGACGAACTGGTCGAACGGCTCTCGATCGGGCCCGTCATGGAGCAGTCGATCGACGACCTCTCCGGCGGGGAGCTCCAGCGGGTCGCCATCGCGGCCACGCTCGCCCGGGATACGGACTTCTACTTCCTCGACGAGGTGACGCCGTATCTGGACATCGGCCAGCGCGTGACCGCAGCGCGGCTGATCCGCGAACTCGCCGAGAAGGAAGACAAGTCCGTGCTCGTGGTCGAACACGACCTCGCGATTCTGGACCTGCTCGCGGACACGCTCCACGTCGCCTACGGTGAGCCGGGTGCCTACGGTGTGATCACCTCGCCCAAGTCCGTCCGCAACGGGATCAACGAGTACCTCTCGGGCTATCTCGACAACGAAAACATGCGGATCCGGCCGAACCCCATCGAGTTCGAGGAGCACGCGCCCCGGAGCGTGACCCGCGCCGACACGCTCGTCGAGTACCCGGACCTCACGAAGAGCTACGGCGACGGCGAGTTCAGCCTCGAGGTCGAGGGCGGCACGATCCGGGAGAACGAAGTCCTGGGCGTTGTCGGCCCCAACGGGATCGGGAAGTCGACCTTCGCCAAGCTGCTAACCGGGAACCTCGGGCCGGACGAGGGCGACGCCGATCTCGATCTGGACATCGCCTACAAACCCCAGTACGTCACCATCGACCAGCACATGCGGGTCGACGCCTTCCTCTCCTCGATCACCGACCAGTTCGGCTCCTCCTACTGGAACACCGAGATCGCCCAGCCCCTCCAGTTGGAACGGATCATGGAGCAGAACCTCTCCGACCTCTCCGGCGGGGAGCGCCAGCGGGTCGCGATCGCGGCCTGCCTGTCGGACTCGGCGGACCTCTACCTGCTCGACGAGCCCTCCGCCCACCTCGACGTCGAACAGCGGGTCCAGGCCGCGAAGGCCATCCGGCGCTTCGCCGAACAGCAGGACGCCACCGTGATGGTCATCGACCACGACATCTACATGATGGACCTGCTCGCGGACCGGCTGATGGTCTTCGACGGCGAACCCGCCGTCCACGGCCGCGCCGGCCAGCCACAGCAGATGCGCGAGGGCATGAACGAGTTCCTCGCGAACCTCGAGGTCACGTTCCGCCGAGACGAGCGCACCTCGCGACCGCGGATCAACAAGCCCGAGTCACAGCTGGATCGCCAGCAGAAAAGCGAGGGCGAGTACTATTACGCGCCGTAA
- a CDS encoding DUF7344 domain-containing protein produces the protein MATTSESEPTTVETPGSDDQSREGEIFDLLSNQRRRYAIHYCKREDDPVTLGELAEHVAAWELDKEVAAITSAERKRVYTSLQQTHLPTLERADMIEFDDRTIELTDEAAELDVYLDVVPADSIPWGTYYLGLAAVGSVVMAGLWLEVIPTETVPELGWATLVFALFAVSAVVHVVQNRRMRLGEMERPP, from the coding sequence ATGGCGACAACCAGTGAGAGCGAGCCGACTACCGTAGAGACGCCAGGTAGCGACGACCAGTCACGGGAAGGCGAAATTTTCGACCTACTGAGCAATCAGCGTCGCCGCTACGCGATCCACTACTGCAAGCGCGAGGACGACCCCGTGACGCTGGGTGAGCTCGCCGAACACGTCGCCGCCTGGGAACTCGACAAGGAAGTGGCGGCGATCACCTCGGCCGAGCGAAAGCGAGTGTACACGTCGCTCCAGCAGACCCATCTTCCGACGCTCGAGCGGGCCGACATGATCGAATTCGACGATCGAACGATCGAGCTCACCGACGAGGCCGCGGAGTTGGACGTCTACCTCGACGTCGTGCCGGCGGACTCGATTCCGTGGGGGACCTACTATCTGGGGCTGGCTGCGGTCGGATCGGTCGTGATGGCCGGGCTGTGGCTCGAGGTGATCCCGACCGAGACGGTCCCGGAGCTCGGCTGGGCGACGCTGGTGTTCGCTCTGTTTGCCGTCTCGGCGGTCGTCCACGTGGTACAGAATCGACGGATGCGACTCGGCGAGATGGAGCGGCCACCGTAA
- a CDS encoding Rieske (2Fe-2S) protein gives MTDPVRVTLEGDDESAAVRVYDDEGDVSTDDATFRFSIDGGREGDSSGDETDGSADDRDAPTDEEARRIAPLADVPTNGTLRCEARRDRRGTELILRREGTDVFAWRNSCPHKPEVRLDPGPGAIVRDDQLVCHEHGARFECGDGVCTAGPCRGDALESIAVAVRDGTVYLTDERFDSCRRLDDPAA, from the coding sequence GGAGACGACGAATCGGCGGCCGTTCGCGTCTACGACGACGAGGGGGACGTCTCGACCGACGACGCGACGTTCCGATTCAGCATCGATGGCGGACGGGAGGGGGACTCGAGCGGCGACGAGACCGACGGAAGCGCCGACGATCGAGACGCGCCCACGGACGAGGAAGCCCGCCGCATCGCTCCGCTCGCGGACGTTCCGACGAACGGAACCCTCCGGTGTGAAGCCCGCCGCGATCGCCGCGGGACGGAACTGATCCTCCGACGGGAGGGAACGGACGTGTTCGCGTGGCGGAACTCGTGTCCCCACAAGCCGGAGGTCCGACTCGATCCCGGCCCCGGTGCGATCGTCCGCGACGACCAACTGGTGTGTCACGAACACGGCGCGCGCTTCGAGTGCGGTGACGGCGTCTGTACGGCGGGACCGTGCCGCGGGGACGCGCTCGAGTCGATCGCCGTCGCCGTTCGCGACGGAACCGTCTACCTCACCGACGAGCGGTTCGACTCGTGCCGGCGGTTGGACGACCCGGCCGCGTGA